A single genomic interval of Spinacia oleracea cultivar Varoflay chromosome 6, BTI_SOV_V1, whole genome shotgun sequence harbors:
- the LOC130463133 gene encoding plant UBX domain-containing protein 4-like: MATTERRSDAAGDQRAGGSTQNYWVSRKEPVKRVVSFQGVGRTLGGNSSAVSEHTVPAPLNSAPPPCTGLVVDQSQPLTPIQLRLVDGTRMVAHFNYNHAINDIGTFIDASRPGGSRTYQLQTVGFPPKPLNDLNQTIEQAGLANSVAMQKL, encoded by the exons ATGGCGACCACAGAGCGCAGATCGGACGCCGCCGGCGATCAGAGAGCAGGAGGATCTACCCAGAATTACTGGGTTTCTA GGAAG GAACCCGTGAAGCGCGTTGTTTCATTTCAAGGTGTTGGAAGAACCCTTGGAGGAAACAGTTCTGCAGTATCTGAGCATACTGTTCCTGCTCCTCTGAATTCTGCCCCGCCTCCTTGTACTGGGCTGGTTGTGGATCAGAGCCAACCATTAACTCCAATTCAGCTCAGGTTAGTAGATGGGACTCGTATGGTGGCTCATTTTAACTACAATCACGCAATTAATGATATTGGGACCTTCATTGATGCCTCACGACCAGGAGGAAGTAGAACTTACCAGCTTCAGACTGTCGGGTTTCCTCCCAAACCGCTCAATGATCTGAACCAAACAATAGAGCAAGCTGGCCTTGCTAACTCAGTTGCAATGCAGAAACTTTAA